The sequence TGAACATTATTCAGTCCATTCAGCCTGAAATAAAAAAGCACGTGCATGGAAGCACGTGCTTTTGTGGATAAAGTAAATTCGGATAACTGGTACGTTACCAAGTAGTGATCGCGTGGTTTTCGTTCCAGTCAGAGTAGTTCCAGTCTTCGTTGGCACCTGGAGAGGCGGCGATGGCGCTTTCTCCACGGATCGTAAGGTTAGCACCGTTTCTGTCTTTGCTGATTTTCTGATGGATTTCCATTGGGCTCAGCTCTTTGTCATAATCATAGTCGATCAGGACTTCGAATGGGCTGCCAAATGGATCCCAGAGCGCGACAGGTTTGTCGCCGCTGTATTCAAGGCCGTTGGTCTTTTTGTCAGTTTGTCTGACGTTAAAATAGGCAGTGCTCTTGGTGTTTACCTCGTCTTCACCACCGACGAGAACATTGAGCAAGTCGCCGCCAAGGTTGAGGACATACTTGGTGTCGCTATCTGGGGCTGATTCGTTGGCTGGGTAAGGAAGGTAATCGTAATCTTTCTCAAAACTCTCAATCGAGAATACGAGGTCTTTAGCCATCTTTTGACCTTCGGTGACTCTGGCGTTTCTCATAATTGCGTTCACACCAGGAATGGAAATAGCTGCCAATGCGGCAATGATGGCAATAACGACGAGAAGCTCGACAAGTGTGAATCCCTTGCGGCTACGTGGATGGATTGGATTTTTCATGTTTTCTAGAAGACCGTAAGTCGGTGCTCTTACGGTATGATGGTTGTAGGTTTATGTATTTGATGAGCTTTTAATCTTTCTCAGGCAAGGCTGAAAGTGACTTGTCTGATCTTGATTGAGAGCTGCTTGATTGGGATTAGGCAGTATGAATGGCAGGAAATTTCTCAGGCTGCAATCTCACTTTCAGGGAAAATACCCCTGTTGAGGTGACATTGTGCATACAATAAATGTATCACGCTCAATACCTGGTGGCAATGTGAAAACTTCTATTGCCGAGACTCGTTAGACGAGTCAGCATGGGGATATGGAGAAACTGAGGAGTCGTATTATCAAGCTGATGCAATCCAAGAACTATCAGCCGATGAATAAGTCAGAATTGGCAAGAAAGTTACAGATTCCCAGTGATGAACGCTCGAAGATGCGCAGTGTGCTACGTAAGCTGGAGAGCGAGGGGGAGATTAGCATGGGTAAGAAAGCCCGTTTTGAGCTGCGTAAAAACAGGAAATCTCATTTAGTGGGTACACTGAAGTTTCATCCTAAAGGATTTGCCTGGGTCTACTTGGATAAGCGCAATCAAGGCAACATCGATAGTGGTTTTGAGATGGATAAGAACGATCGGGTCAAAGTCTCTCCGCGACATACGGGAGTGGCGATGGATGATGATCGTGTGGAGGTCAAAGTGGAGCGTACAGGCCCGCCGGAGTGGGTGCAGCATGTTAACCGACGTCGCGGAGGGAAGCATGTGAAGGGTAAAAAAGGCAAGGGAGCCCCGAAGCCTAAGGTCTCGGAGGACGAGTACCGCGATGAAGCCAGTGGTCGAGTGGTGAAAATCTTGGAGCGGCGGAATCCGATCTTCATCGGCACTTATCTGGAGAAACGTAAGTTCAAGTTTGTGCAACCGGAGAGCGAGAATCTTCCTGGTACCGTTGAGTTAAGTGAACCTACCGCTGCCAAAAGTGGTCAAGTAGTCGCCGTGGAGATGCTGGACTGGTCTAACCGTGATGCCATGCCTGTGGGGCGGGTGACCAAAGTGCTTGGTTGGCCCGATGATCCCGGTGTCGACATCATTTCCGTCATTCACAAACACGGACTTCAGACTGATTTCCCGGATGCTGTCCAGAAAGAGGCGGCATCGGTCCCTGAAGTGTTGCCCGAGGATGAAATTGCTCGCCGTGAGGATTGGAGAAAGGAGCTGATCGTGACTATCGACCCAGGTGACGCGAAGGATCATGATGATGCCGTGGTTGTCAGGCCTTTGAAGGATGGCTGGGAGCTGGCCGTGCACATTGCTGATGTGTCTCACTATGTGAAGCCGGGGTCGGCATTGGACCTGGAAGCGGAGAAGCGCGGGAATAGCACCTATCTCGTGGACCGGGTGATTCCCATGCTGCCGGAGAAACTCTCCAATAATATGTGCAGTTTGCGCCCGGAAGTGGATCGATTGACGAAATGTGCCGTGATGCGCTTTGATCAATCTGGCAAGCGTATCAAAGCGCGCTTTTGTGATGCGGTCATTCACAGTAAGGCCAAGCTCTCCTACGAAGAGGCCCAGGAGATGATGCAGGGGCGAGAGGATGGCGGCAAAATAGGCGCTAGCCTCCGCGAGGCTTGGAAGCTAGCGGCGGTCCTGCGTAAACGCCGCTTTGATCATGGCTCACTGGATCTCGACATGCCAGAGGTTAGGGTGGTGCTCGATGAGACCACCAAGAAGCCCGTTGGTATCCGAAAAGTGGATTATGACGAGAGTCACCAGATGATTGAAGAGTTCATGCTGGCAGCGAACGAGGCGGTGGCCGTGGAGCTGAAGATGCAGCGTAGGAATGCTATTTTCCGGGTGCATGAAGATCCGGATGCTGACAGGCTTTATGAGTTTGCTGAACTGGCGCGTATTCATGGTTTCCGGGCCGGGGATTTAACCAATAAGAAGCATGTCCAGGAATTGCTGAAAGCAGCCAAAGGTAGTCCTTTGGAGCAGTCGATCAAATTGGGTTTGCTAAAAAG is a genomic window of Rubritalea squalenifaciens DSM 18772 containing:
- a CDS encoding prepilin-type N-terminal cleavage/methylation domain-containing protein; protein product: MKNPIHPRSRKGFTLVELLVVIAIIAALAAISIPGVNAIMRNARVTEGQKMAKDLVFSIESFEKDYDYLPYPANESAPDSDTKYVLNLGGDLLNVLVGGEDEVNTKSTAYFNVRQTDKKTNGLEYSGDKPVALWDPFGSPFEVLIDYDYDKELSPMEIHQKISKDRNGANLTIRGESAIAASPGANEDWNYSDWNENHAITTW
- the rnr gene encoding ribonuclease R encodes the protein MNKSELARKLQIPSDERSKMRSVLRKLESEGEISMGKKARFELRKNRKSHLVGTLKFHPKGFAWVYLDKRNQGNIDSGFEMDKNDRVKVSPRHTGVAMDDDRVEVKVERTGPPEWVQHVNRRRGGKHVKGKKGKGAPKPKVSEDEYRDEASGRVVKILERRNPIFIGTYLEKRKFKFVQPESENLPGTVELSEPTAAKSGQVVAVEMLDWSNRDAMPVGRVTKVLGWPDDPGVDIISVIHKHGLQTDFPDAVQKEAASVPEVLPEDEIARREDWRKELIVTIDPGDAKDHDDAVVVRPLKDGWELAVHIADVSHYVKPGSALDLEAEKRGNSTYLVDRVIPMLPEKLSNNMCSLRPEVDRLTKCAVMRFDQSGKRIKARFCDAVIHSKAKLSYEEAQEMMQGREDGGKIGASLREAWKLAAVLRKRRFDHGSLDLDMPEVRVVLDETTKKPVGIRKVDYDESHQMIEEFMLAANEAVAVELKMQRRNAIFRVHEDPDADRLYEFAELARIHGFRAGDLTNKKHVQELLKAAKGSPLEQSIKLGLLKSLKRAAYGTESLGHYGLAKMDYCHFTSPIRRYADLIVHRALQGVLVNRPEKPDRVPKMAILEDVAQHISDTERKSAEAENESKKMKMMEYLLNLTRESNPPVFEGIITDVVRMGLFVEILDMQVKGLVKVMDFPRGDWRLEMHAMRYSGGKGKELAIGQKVPVQISRVDIEQQLVDFKIVV